One genomic region from Ammospiza caudacuta isolate bAmmCau1 chromosome 1, bAmmCau1.pri, whole genome shotgun sequence encodes:
- the LRATD2 gene encoding protein LRATD2 has protein sequence MGNQVEKLTHLNYKEVPTADPTGMDRDEGPRIGVSYIFSNDDDELEQQQDSVHDLGGENPALQPYDPQLHEVECSVYYRDECIYQKSFSEEDTQLEEGDEGGGGHLSTYTPENLLNRCKPGDLVEFVCQAQYPHWVVYVGDFQVVHLHRLEVVNSFLTDASQGRRGRIANQLYRYKPLSPAVVVRNALEQVGCKDRDLSWRNSECFAAWCRYGKREFKIGGELRIGKQPYRLQIRLGDKRSHTLEFQSLEDLIMEKRRNDQIGRAAVIQELSSHLQAAEEEEEEDEVHHHPGAQTAVE, from the coding sequence ATGGGGAACCAGGTGGAGAAGCTGACCCATCTCAACTACAAGGAAGTTCCCACAGCCGACCCGACAGGTATGGACAGAGATGAAGGGCCAAGGATCGGGGTCTCCTACATCTTTTCGAATGACGATGatgagctggagcagcagcaggattcgGTGCATGACCTGGGCGGTGAGaaccctgccctgcagccctaCGATCCCCAGCTGCACGAGGTGGAGTGCTCAGTTTATTACCGGGATGAGTGTATTTACCAGAAGAGCTTTTCAGAGGAGGACACGCAGCTAGAGGAGGGTGATGAAGGAGGTGGGGGGCATCTGAGCACCTACACTCCGGAGAACCTGCTTAATAGGTGTAAGCCAGGTGACCTGGTGGAGTTTGTGTGCCAAGCCCAGTATCCGCACTGGGTGGTTTATGTGGGGGATTTTCAAGTCGTGCACCTCCATCGGCTGGAGGTGGTGAACAGCTTCCTCACCGACGCCAGCCAGGGCAGACGCGGCCGCATTGCCAACCAGCTGTACCGCTACAAACCCCTCAGCCCGGCCGTGGTGGTGCGCAATGCCCTGGAGCAGGTGGGCTGCAAGGATCGGGACTTGAGCTGGAGAAACTCGGAGTGTTTTGCTGCCTGGTGCCGATACGGCAAGCGAGAGTTTAAAATCGGCGGGGAGCTGCGCATAGGCAAGCAGCCCTACCGATTGCAGATCCGGCTGGGGGACAAGCGCAGCCACACGCTGGAGTTTCAGAGCCTGGAGGATCTGATcatggagaagaggagaaatgACCAGATTGGTAGAGCTGCTGTGATCCAGGAGCTCTCCAGCcacctgcaggctgcagaggaggaggaagaggaggatgaagtCCATCATCATCCAGGTGCTCAGACTGCTGTGGAGTAG